The Argiope bruennichi chromosome 5, qqArgBrue1.1, whole genome shotgun sequence genome segment TGctgaatatttacaaaatgaaagtaaGTAGAACCATACGTAATATTCTAAACATTAGTTgtagataattattataatatcaaatttgtattttgcatttatttttaaataaatatattgaaaattatattaaggaatatttattttaagtatatttagatagataatcttttttacttttgtgAACACTTaccattttttcctaaaatttatacAACTGAATATTCCACTACattgttaattctttttaaccagatgtgtaaatatttctaaacaaattttttatgcattagcCTTCAGAATGATATTGCTATAAATGCATAATTGTGCTGCAAGTACTAATAATGATTTAcaattctctctatatatatatttgatcttTATATAACTGTTTATTCAAGAGTCAAAAGCAGATATAATATATTGTTGTCAACATTGTTGTCAACATTTTCagaaccaaattttaattttctttttatgtaataattctataatatttttaatatatcaaacacTTTACTAAAACGCTATTCACTTGTCAACCAatcatatatatgttttatttcttggtattatatttggtataattcattattttaggaAGTTTGGCATTTCCCCCCTTCCAGAGTCTTTATTGTGTCTgacaaatttaaagtaattattcatAATCCCAGCAAAGCTATTTGGTAATCTGAATATATATGGGAATTGTGtttagaatcaatttttataagCTGATTAATTAATGCATATAGTAAATCTATTCTAATATTTCTGTTAATACAGTTATacctattttatgttttaatcacCTCCCCTTTATTCatgtttcaattatatttctttagaattagTATACATTCTAAATTCTTTACCACATCAAATtggattttacttttaaaattcaactttccTGCTTTCAAAACAACTGATTTCACAAGTATATAAATTGTTAACAGAGTTTGCACATAATAAAAGATTTGTTGGTTTCATTTTATATGGGTGTAAAGCTTGGAATTAATATGgaactattaaaaaatgtttgattcaaagatttcagtaaaatttatctAATCATCAAATGTTTTGCATTTGATGCAGCTACTTATTTTCgtataatttaaagtatatatacaacttttttttatatatatatcaaaagccTGCATTGATTGATCTgtagtgaattttaaaaagatcacACAGTATGCATTGTTATTGTTTGTCTTTGTTTTACAGTTATTTAATTTACGTATTTTTAAACTAATGTGATTCATagatatcatttaatataaaaatatttggaatttccGAATATTTCAAAGGCGAAACAACAATGCATTCTCAAAACCAAAAGAAGCAAATATAGAAATGTAATTTCAGctacaaaaatttaagatttcctaaaataaattatatatatatctcaaaattaattgagtgttgattttattaattaaaaatttgtgatgttaataaaaaaaatcatttaggtGAAGAATCTATGGAAGAACCCAGAGTGCTTGGCTTGGCAATGGTACCTGGTCACCACATTGTGTCTATAGAAGTTGATAGTGATTTGGCTTCAAATGTAGAAGTGCTGTAACAACATGTACATAAGTCATTTGTCTAGAGAaatatgcttgaaaaaaatatttttatttgtacaaatataaaattgatatataaaactcTCTTTTATTTAAGTCCATACTCTTTGATGAGATTATTGGCAATAACCAACTTTTGAATTTCACTTGTCCCCtcatatatttcagtaattcGAGCATCTCTGTAATGTCTTTCTGCAGGCATGTCAGACACATATCCCATTCCACCAAGAATTTGGATGgcctgaataaaaatattaatgcacatacattttaatacattaatgatTATACATATCATAAATCCATAATGATATAACAAAATTAGATGCCTatgattgttttaattaataatctattgGATgacatacataaatttattttacattgcaatgcattaaataaaaaaaaatcatgaaatttactCTTTATATTCTTCTAAAGTGCAGGATTTCCtcctcataattttatttaataataagaatttttgtataaaattatcaagtattgattaatatttaaaacactaaTGCTTACATTATTGTTGTGTAATATTTTCCTAAGGTCAATAATTTTAgacaatttatttgcaattatctgaattatttattgaactttCAAGGAATATTAAAGCATTGCTGAAAAATTGAGttacaaaatacaattaaataaatatatatacataaattaataataattaataatataatttatttaataataaatattaaataaatatacatacctgatgGGATACAAATGTTGCTGCTTCAGAGGCTGCTAACTTAGCTAGTGCAGCTTcctgaaaatacatttataactaaattaattctaatattatataCAGGGCATTCTTTCTTATTGTTACCCAAGACTTAACTTCTAAACCATTCAAGACTGTGATATAGTTCCCATTTGatgactgttttaaaataattaatttcaagctGTTTGAATCAATAATGTGCtgcttttaagaaaaagtaaaaacagtCTGTATTTTTGTATAGTACTCAAGTTATGTTGATCATACTTAATATTTCTGAcgcactaatatttttttttccaaaaaaaaaaaaagttttatttttttgaaataaaaaatgatccaTTTAAAGTTTGAACatcaacattttaaatcatttcgatGCTTGTTTTTAGGAAGCTCATCCAATCAACGGATTTTGGCTTCCTTGAAGCATCCATGGattggcctaaaataatgaaattcaaagcatcATAAATTGTATAGTTTTGATTTTAGGAGGCTagtttattgtgtgtgtgtgtgtgtttaaaatgAATGTTGCTAATATTTTAGAATCTGATTTTTCCCtgaattcatgattttttcaGCAGagcagtacattttttttttgagttcaaactatatcaaatataattatttttattgtattttctttgtaTGGAAATATATAcctatctttaattttttagaaattaatatgattaaagtGGGTACTTTGTATAATCTTCATGCAATCTATAATGCAGcaacattagtttaaaaaattaatttttagttatttttttaatactaatctTCAATATACTTTAAAGTTAgtacaaaaatttctatatttagccATCATACTTTTGTGAAATTTTGTCTTGCATCTTTCAACATTGCAGCTTTCCATGTCAGCAAACGTGCACTTTCTATTCTTAGTTCCATGTCAGCTAATTTCATCTAAAAACAAACTGTATCTTAGTATGcttcaaatatattgaaattccaaattatatattataatcagAAATACCTGAATGGCTTGTAAATTGAGAATAGGTGATCCAAAAGCTTGTCGCTGGGCAGCATAATGAATAGCACAATCAAGAGCAGCCTGTAGAACATAAAGATACTATTTAAAGGAACTTGCTTTTGTAGTATAACTTGAAAATTCAGAACCTTTGACATTATTCTAATCTTCTTCTTTTTCTACAACATTTGATTGctgaattaaatcttttactgAATGTGTGCAGTGTACAAGAGAAGTAGAAAGAGAgagggagggggaaaaaaaaattgatacattgatgaaagtttttgtttttaaaacaaaaccttTTCATGATGTGTCTGTTTTAGTTTTAGCATTATATATTTCAATGTCTTCTCTTGGAATCATTAATTTGTTTATAGAAGTTAATAATGCAAAATCACAATTTGAccattttagcatttaaattattgctcatgaaaaaaaaaaaaatgctttccgaAAAACAATTCTTAAggaatattaactaaaatatgttGTGAAGAAAAATCTTTATGTAGCCAAACTAATATGCATCATAAGAAAACTTTCAACAAAATCAAAAATGCAGAATATCATTTTCCTAAGTAAAGTGTACTGTAGATTGAAACTATATTATTGTAGTCTCTTGCTTAAGTATTTAAGAAACACATTCATTTGCAAGTATACCACATTTAGTCAATTGACTGTACACATacttgtgcaaaaaaaaaaaaaaaaaaaggttcatatTCACAAACTAAATTTTTCACAAGAAATCAATgccatttataattatatttaacatgtACTAAGCCTTGACAGAAAGCAAAATTCTTTCTGAATAGCTATTATATCAATAGTCTTCTAAACTTAAAGCTGTAGCATGATGTCATCACCATAACTTTTTTCTAGAACAAGGTCAGGTTCATTTTATATCAATCTCAATGGCTTTAATATTTGAGTAGATATTTTTGGTAAGTTTCACTAAttatcaaaacaaagaaaaaaaaaattaacatttttgtatttttttttatgggcTTTATGGAATTGTagggaaaaaattgtttaagtaaTTGCAATTAAGGTGGCATTTGAGTAAGCAATATGAAGATCAACCATTTTTTAGTGATAGATAAAGCTAACATATATAAGTGTTAAgtgttttttagaaaattagtcacaatttaaaaaaagtgtaaatacttCCACTATGAAGAAATCTATATAATCAGATTagtaaaaaagcattaattataaataatttaattcttggaTGAAATTACATAGGcaataatttcattagttttttctcacttaatataaaatttccattctGTATAATTTGCagtaagaactatttaaaaaaaaatctgaaagtatAATTAACAGATATAAAACTtataatgaacaaaattatttactgagaaaaatatgaaaaagtttatACCTGAGCTATTCCTAGAGCTTGGCCAGCAATTCCTATTCGTCCAGCATCCAAAGTTGTCTGCAAACAATTATATTGGCactcaataaaatacttttaaaaatttaattttaatattaataacttcaTGTCTGAGTCATTGCTcagcaattacaatatttttttataagcaactatttttacattttgaaaacaaaaagtaatctTAAAATGATATGACTATGGTAATTTTGATATGACTAtggtaattttacaaaatttaacattattttgaatgaaataaatcttgtcagtttaaatattaaatgtagaagttaaattatttgtaaataaaataaaagaacatttgttTATCTTGAGAGTAGTTATATGATTACAAACAAATAACCATTTTGTTGTTTTGTATATGGTATCTAATGTGTGCCTAATTTGGaacttaaaattgaaacatttacaaTCTATTACATAAAAGATATTAAGTATTgcctattttaaatgaatcatttacaGCATTATTTactaaactttgaaaattattaaaataagaaaaattatagatatacCATAGCAATTTTGAATCCATCACCAAGTTGTCCTATAACATTTTCTTTGGGGATACGGCATTCTTCAAATATCAGATTACAAGTGGAAGATCCCTTTATGCCTAATTTGTCCTCTTTCTTTCCAAAGTAAGCCCTTTTATAGGTTTTGGCACAAGGAAACAACTGATACCTTTATGTTTCTTCGCCTTATCAGTTGTAGCAAAAACCTTAAATATATAACAGACGATTTGAATTACATTTGGACAGGCAGAATAGcaaacaatgttttttaaaaaaaagaaataataataataataataaaaactatgactaaactatttttgaaagaaataatcattGGTACAgattatataacatataaatcattatttaataatgttatgaTACTGTTTTAAGATATTTTGCCCATAACTTTAAATTACTTATGGAACTCAAAAATCTTATACAACAAACctcaaaatgccattttaaataattagatgcaTTCTGCAGTTTTTCTCAACCCCTTATAGAGATACTAATTCTTATGTTTCCACAATAGTAGTCAAtatattcattacaaataaaatgaaagaagagaAGAGAATAACACAATTCAGTAAGGGATTACAAGAGAGACAGGTCACTTTAATGAGGAGTACTAATTTATAACAACTGtatcaaaaagcaaaaattttgtttacagcATTAGTACTGCCCATAAGTAAAAGATTAATATcagaatatagaaattttgacTTAGTACTGAATTAAacctataaaaagaaaagagtatattacaaaattcttagaaaaataaatgcaggataaatttatttaattattttaagtagaaacaataaatatgatgaatttattgttgttttatttagTAATCTAAATTTACTTGaagttaatatttgtttatttattagcattttattttaattccattcattgattttcaataatgcaTAATATcttatactttattattcaaaCATATCGGCTATGTTAATTTATGTCTAATTTATTACTGACAagggtgattaaaaaaaaatacttatttttaatttgaaaaatctgataaaatttatcacccaaaaagaaaacattaatatatatatatataaatgtacatacatcaaattcagaagaaataaaataatgtttggaAATAGAAGGGAAAAGATAagaagaaattgttttcattgtatgcCAACATCATAAAAGATTGGAATGTCCATTATCAAGCCACCCAAGTGGCAATATATTTGCAATTCTTTAGAATATATTCTACTAACATGAGAttaaaagtattacatttttgCAGAGTAATATGAAAAAAgggatattttataagatttaaataattaataatttgattataaaaaaacacagtaaaagaaagaaagaaaattaccaCAGCAGCATCTGCTTCATAACCATTTGTAATCCAAGCTTTTGTTCCATTTAAAACCCAGCTATCCCCATCCAACACAGCCAATGTTGATGCAGCTCCAGCATCACTGCCATTTCCTGGACAttgagttatttaatatttcgaaaatatatgtttttcatagaaaatactaaaaattatgttgaaaattataGAACATATAACTTATGTCTTCATTTGAAAATTGcattgacatttatttattatatttttggattaaaCCTTGTTATTTTTCCCCCCTTCAGAATGTTGACTTAGTAGTAATTAatgcattaacaaaaaaaaaaaaaaaaaaaaaaaaaaaaatctcattcatcaattatccataaattttaaaaattagaatatgtaGAAATAATGGTGATGTTTGCTAAATGTATGCTAATCATTATTGAGAATGAAAAGTTAATTGTAGTTCTAAAAGAAAAGCTTTACCAATTTgcttattaaatacttttatattagaGATCTAaacaggaatatatatatatatatatatggcagattttcataaaattatttttattattattattattcagtgtGAATGAAAACTGAAGATAAAGACAGATCAAACTGACAGTATATAAAAGGTACAACATTTTCCATTACAAAAGAATAACCCATTTCCAGTTTTTACATCGCTAGATAGATCTTAAAATGCAATAACTTTCATTAAACTGAATATCAGTTGGTAGTACCATTAAACTTAACATGATTgaacaaataatcatttttcaatgTTGGTAAGTCTTGCTATCATAtagttaaaatacaattttctgaaaaaataagttttattaatttctaagtaTTATTAGGACCatgttcagaaattatttatgttcATGTAATGATATAAATTGTACCATCTCTCTTGTACTGTCACTGATTAAACACAGgaacaaattacaattttaaattatcaaatatattattaaaggaaatcagtaaaataaatacagctttttttttttttttttttacctggtTCACTTAATGCAAAGCAGCCAACTCTGTCTCCATTTACAAAaggtttcatatatttttctttaagtggGGCACTTCCAAATTTTTGCAGAGCACCTAAGTATAATGACTGGAAAAACAAAaggcaattataaaatatttcaatcgtACTAAAAACTTtggaaagtaaataataaaattgagaaaGAATATACCTTACATTATTTACACTCATGACAACACCACAGCTTGCACAACCCCTACTGATTTCTTCCATAGCTATAGCATAAGCTAGGTAATCCAAAGCCGCACCTCCATCTTTTTCTGGTAAAGTGATTGCCATTAAACCTAATTCGcccaattttttaatctaaaataaaatatttgataaagtgaaatgctttatattatacacacatacatatctTCAAAAATGAGCAAATGGAAAAATGGAAATGGAgctaaatggaaagaaaatttatatttttatatgataatgcTTAAAGtacaaataacttttcaaattagcttcatatttcaaatctaaatctttaattatttataattattttataattaataattaattataaacataatcaaaatagcataaagaaaaatcaattgaGTGCTCTTATacataattaaaacaaacaactTACTTGTTCTTTAGGATATATGTGTTCCTTGTCAATCTTGGCAGCAACAGGTTGTAGTTCTTTTTCAGCAAATTCTCTGCAAGTCTTTTGAAGCATTTTGTGAGTTTCTGGtaaattgaatgaatttgaaatagcTCTCAATCCAATGGTATGTTTCATTACATTGTGacctaaaaatttataaagtaaattataatctAAAGTTAATAAATTCACAGAAGAAACACCCTAAGCTAATTAAGAagtaaaaagagagaaaagacaGAACATACGAAGGAGGAGAAAAagtactactttttaaaaattagattacaaaccataatataattttaacctTCTAAGATcattaaataagttaatttttaaaaaatcatacctCTGCttagtgtttaaaaatttaacaaaagtttcatttatttattaattaaattaaaaaaattttaacttatagacaaaaatttcatttactgcaATTTGAGCAATCTCCCTTTCTttcattgaagaaattaaaaactttcagaaGATAAACTTGGCATTGATGACCTTTTGCAATTAAAGgtcttatacatatttttaaaatcaaatatgaaattatttacttaaatcaaaatatcaagaataaataataaatgccatATAATAAgatagatttgttttaaaaatacacattaattTTAACTCATAAGGAAAGGTGAATATACTCTTTAAAAATTAGTGGATCATAAATATACTAATTATGAGGAAAGAGAAGCACATAACTAAATACCTTAATTTCTCCCTCAAATAGCAAGAATGGCATTTAAGAGGAAAATATAGCACTATTGCTCAATGATGGTGTAATATTGCATAATTCAGAAActcattaaaactaaataattaaataaaataagcaaaattatttagaaattataaatttgcttaaAGTACATTGcaattgcaaaacatttttactaactgatcaatactataatttttaaaatttattaaaaaaaatacagaatgccattttagtaaaaatgtttaatgcataTTTCTATAGACCAATcaccataaaaaaaatgtttttcagctgACAAATATTCTTCATGTCTAATAATAGAAACATTAATCTTATCTACAAATCAAAGTGTGTACTGATATACAGACAAGCTACTCAGGTTGGTATGAGGaaaagtgcattttaaaaatttatctatatatatatatctatttatgaatgctatattatatatatgctgTGCTTcagcatatatataatatatgtgtgtgtgcttCATTGCTATATATTGTGCTATATAAGTGTGTGTGCTTCACTGCTAATTACTAAAAGAAAATGGATAcatgttgcaataaaaattaattataagtaataaaaattctcagtaaaaaacatttaagaatttttcaaaaaaagaagtgAGTGGGCATTGATGAGTAAAAAGTGAGTAGATATgtgagaaaacattttgaaatgaaaaaagcaTGCATacttatattctaaaatattataaataaatatgcaataatagcaaataaatttcatattcatcaaaagtaaataatagatttataaaatacacAAGCACCAGtaacttttcagaaaatacttaAGAAATGAATGTACCAAAGTACAATTTAAGTCTTATATAACAATGTACGAGATAAAGTGTGATTCTACACAGATATATTAATATGATCAAAGAATACACTCATTTCTCCCTAAATACtagaaaacaaacaaaagtaaACAATTCCAAGatcagaaaaacaattatttttggaagaaaaaaaaaagttaaaactggATGACATCAATTTTATGTGCTTAAGTTTCGAGATAATGCTTATCCTCAAAATATATGACAACTTTTTTAacgatatatatattattgggAAGTTATAAAAATTACCTAAAATCCGAACTGCAAAGCTCGCTCttgatagcatttttattatttttaaaataagttctaaaaactattatttacaaATTCCTGAGACAGTTTCTACTCTTTTTCGCCCCACGTCTGGCTGTAAACTGTAAACAAGTTGATTTGTACGGACTAGACGTTAAACATAGCAAATGGACAAAAATGATCCTTGATCCGAGCCAATGAAATTCATGCAAAATCGTGCGTCATCTTGACGTCAGAAAGAAAACAAGCAAACGGATATGGCGGTAAACAGGAGTATATGGTATTATTAAACTGAACTTAACATCAAATAATAATGGTACTAGCGTTTTatgtgaaattctgaaaaaattctggTCCAGCCAAGGAATACGGTTTAGATTTGTCAACCAAATCATTGGCATAATTTGAGGAACATGTGAGGAAAGACTTCAGTGAGCTTTTTAAAATAAGTCTTTGCTGCTTCATTTTTCTGAAGCGTTTTAATTATGgtgtattttttctatataaattgatgaattttcatTTCGAAACGACTTTGTTGCTCCAAATCCCAAAAttgttgtttcaaatttaatttagaacgatgataaaaaatatttaattattatgtctCTGAATGAAAAAATTGTGTGTCAGTTTTGTGCTAAGACATTTCAAACATTTAGCAATTGTCGAAGGCATGAGaaaaattttcatggaaaaatatacatgaaatacaAATGTACTGTTTGTGAATTTTCATgctcaaaaaaatatgaattaagtgAGCATAATGTTGCAAACCATGCTAAAGCATCTACTCCAGTGCCAATTTTTTCACCATCAGCAAACCATACAGAAACATCTACATCAGTGCCAATTTTTTCACCATCAGCAAACCATACAGAAGCATCTAGACCAGTACCAATTGTTTCTCCATCAGAAAACCAAGTAGAAATACCTAAACAAATGCCAGTGCAATTACCACCCATATATCTCtgtcaaatctgcaaaaagaggTTTTCAACAAAGAGAAATTGCaaaagacatgaaaaaaattttcacaaatttttgcattgtaaatataaatgttcAAGTTGTGAATTCTCATGCTCGATGAATGATGAACTACTTGAACATATTGAAGTCAATCATACTGAAGAACCTAATCCCTTGCCAGTCCAGTCCTCACCAATATATTCATGTCCTCATTGTGGAGAATTTGTTGCACTTATAAAGCATAAGAGGATCCATGATACATCCAGAATTCCAATCCTCTGTTCCATCTGCAGAAAATCCTTTTCCTCCATTCAATGTTGTAGGAGGCATGAGAAAATTTTCCAtgcaaatttcaaagaaaaatttcccTGTGCTGAatgcaaaaatgtcttttttattaaaagtaaactatatatgcatattaaaagaaatcaccctaatttatttaaaacaaatgaaagctTGATTTTCAACTCTTGGAGTGATTTCAAAAACTGGAAGACAGAAACTGAACTAACGACTTCAACATCTTATATAAGAACCCGAAGGCAATATTCTTCTTACACTACTATGTATACGTGTCACCGTAGTGGATATTTCAGCTCTAAGAGCAAAGGTCTTCGCCATATAAAGTTGGCAGGatcatgtaaaataaattcttattgcCCAGCTTTCATATCTGTTAAAAGTTGTAAAGAGACAGGCCAGTTGCATGTGAAATATTTTCCTACGCATGTAGGCCACGTCTTTGAAGTAAAACATCTTCGGCTGTGTGACAAAGAAAAGGAGAAGATAGCTGGTCAATTGATTACAGGTgtccaaatttcaaatattttgaataatattgcaGGCACATCTTCGCCAACTAAGCGTTTGGCAGTAACAACTGCTCAGGATATTAGAAACATTgcaaaaaagtatcaaataaatggagatatcattagaaatgaaaatgatgttCTCTCTGTTGAGGCATGGATACATGAAATGTCGGCATTGGATCAGAATCcaatattaatgtataaattacCAGGGGAAGGCAGCTCTGAATTTCCTGATTTAGAAAAAGAGGATTTTATCTTGGGATTTATGAATGAAGCCCAGgaggaattgtttaaaatatatggaaatgaagTGTTGTGCATTGATTTTACTCATGGCACAAATAAATACAACATTCAACTGACCAGCCTGTTAATTAAAGATGATAATTGGGAAGGCTTTCCTGTTGCTTTTTTATGGAGTAACAGGCAacatgaaacagtttttaaatatttttttcaaaaagtaaaagctCGGGTTGGAGACATAAAAGTTAATGCTTTTATGTCTGATGACTATAAAGCCTTCTATAACACTTGGTGTGCTATTTTTAGTAAACCAAACTTCTATGTTTTATGTGACTGGCATATAAAAAGAGcactaaaaaaagtttaacatctggaGCAACTAAAGTAGTAAATGAAAAAAtccctgaaattttaaatagattatatgAGCTAATTAACGAAACTGATGAAGCcacat includes the following:
- the LOC129968921 gene encoding LOW QUALITY PROTEIN: short-chain specific acyl-CoA dehydrogenase, mitochondrial-like (The sequence of the model RefSeq protein was modified relative to this genomic sequence to represent the inferred CDS: inserted 1 base in 1 codon), encoding MLSRASFAVRILGHNVMKHTIGLRAISNSFNLPETHKMLQKTCREFAEKELQPVAAKIDKEHIYPKEQIKKLGELGLMAITLPEKDGGAALDYLAYAIAMEEISRGCASCGVVMSVNNSLYLGALQKFGSAPLKEKYMKPFVNGDRVGCFALSEPGNGSDAGAASTLAVLDGDSWVLNGTKAWITNGYEADAAVVFATTDKAKKHKGISCFLVPKPIKGLTXGKKEDKLGIKGSSTCNLIFEECRIPKENVIGQLGDGFKIAMTTLDAGRIGIAGQALGIAQAALDCAIHYAAQRQAFGSPILNLQAIQMKLADMELRIESARLLTWKAAMLKDARQNFTKEAALAKLAASEAATFVSHQAIQILGGMGYVSDMPAERHYRDARITEIYEGTSEIQKLVIANNLIKEYGLK